One Herbaspirillum rubrisubalbicans genomic window carries:
- a CDS encoding response regulator produces the protein MAADDQYFLVVDDFSTMRRIVSGLLKELEYTKMVEADDGSTAMKILEAGAVPISFVLTDWNMPVMDGLALLKKIRSTPSLAHLPVLMITAEAKKENIVVAAQAGADGYIVKPFNAVTLKEKIEKILARRANMAKV, from the coding sequence ATGGCGGCAGATGATCAGTATTTCCTCGTGGTTGACGACTTTTCGACGATGCGTCGTATTGTCAGCGGCCTGCTCAAGGAACTCGAATACACCAAGATGGTGGAGGCCGATGACGGTTCTACGGCCATGAAGATCCTGGAGGCTGGTGCCGTGCCGATCTCCTTTGTGTTGACCGACTGGAATATGCCGGTCATGGATGGTCTGGCCCTGTTGAAGAAGATTCGCTCCACGCCCTCGCTGGCGCATCTGCCGGTGCTGATGATCACGGCCGAGGCCAAGAAGGAAAACATCGTCGTGGCCGCGCAAGCGGGCGCCGATGGTTATATCGTCAAGCCCTTCAATGCGGTCACCTTGAAAGAGAAGATCGAGAAGATCCTGGCGCGCCGCGCGAACATGGCCAAGGTGTGA
- the thrS gene encoding threonine--tRNA ligase, producing the protein MVSVRLPDGSQRQFDNPVTVAQVAANIGTGLAKAALAGRVDGKLVDTSYLIDKDADLAIITDKDADGLEVIRHSTAHLLAYAVKELFPDAQVTIGPVIDNGFYYDFSYKRPFTPEDLQAIEKKMAELAKKDEPVTRKVLPRDEAVAYFKSIGEDYKAEIIASIPQNEDVSLYTEGSFTDLCRGPHVPSTGKLKVFKLMKLAGAYWRGDSNNEMLQRVYGTAWAKKEDQEAYLHMLEEAEKRDHRKLGRALDLFHFQDEAPGLIFWHPKGWTIWQQVEQYMRRVYQDNGYQEVKAPQILDRSLWEKTGHWENYRENMFTTESENRAYALKPMNCPGHIQIFNSGLHSYRDLPLRYGEFGQCHRNEPSGALHGMMRVRGFTQDDGHIFCTEDQIQEEVAAFNRVVREVYDCFGFKEVAVKLALRPEKRIGAEEVWDKAENALREAIRASGSEWEELPGEGAFYGPKIEYHLKDSIGRSWQCGTMQVDFSMPARLGAEYVTEDNNRKVPVMLHRAIVGSLERFIAILIENHAGAMPLWLAPTQVVILNISDAQADYVQNVAQTLKKQGFRVETDLRNEKITYKIRQHSIQKPPYILVVGDKERDANTVAVRARGNVDLGVMSIDTLVERLKDEVAAKA; encoded by the coding sequence ATGGTTTCAGTTCGTCTTCCCGATGGTTCGCAGCGCCAGTTCGATAACCCGGTCACGGTGGCGCAGGTCGCCGCCAACATCGGCACCGGCTTGGCCAAGGCGGCCCTGGCGGGTCGCGTCGATGGCAAGCTGGTCGATACTTCCTATCTGATCGACAAGGATGCGGACCTGGCCATCATTACCGACAAGGACGCCGATGGTCTGGAAGTGATCCGTCACTCCACCGCCCACTTGCTGGCTTATGCGGTCAAGGAGCTGTTCCCGGATGCTCAGGTCACCATCGGTCCGGTCATCGACAATGGCTTCTACTACGACTTTTCGTACAAGCGCCCCTTCACCCCGGAAGACCTGCAAGCCATCGAAAAGAAGATGGCCGAGCTGGCCAAGAAGGATGAGCCGGTCACCCGCAAGGTGCTGCCGCGCGACGAGGCCGTGGCTTACTTCAAGTCCATCGGCGAAGACTACAAGGCCGAGATCATTGCCTCCATTCCGCAGAACGAGGACGTCTCGCTCTACACCGAAGGCAGCTTCACCGACCTGTGCCGCGGCCCGCACGTGCCGTCCACCGGCAAGCTGAAGGTCTTCAAGCTGATGAAGCTGGCCGGCGCTTACTGGCGCGGCGACTCCAACAACGAGATGCTGCAGCGTGTCTACGGCACCGCCTGGGCCAAGAAGGAAGACCAGGAGGCTTACCTGCATATGCTGGAAGAGGCAGAAAAGCGCGACCACCGCAAGCTGGGCCGCGCGCTGGACCTGTTCCATTTCCAGGACGAGGCGCCGGGTCTGATCTTCTGGCATCCCAAGGGTTGGACCATCTGGCAACAGGTGGAGCAATACATGCGCCGTGTCTACCAGGATAATGGCTACCAGGAAGTGAAGGCGCCGCAGATTCTGGATCGTTCCCTGTGGGAAAAGACCGGTCACTGGGAAAACTATCGTGAAAACATGTTCACCACCGAGTCGGAAAATCGCGCCTATGCCTTGAAGCCGATGAACTGCCCGGGCCACATCCAGATCTTCAATTCCGGCCTGCACAGCTACCGCGACCTGCCGCTGCGCTACGGCGAATTCGGTCAGTGCCACCGCAACGAACCGTCGGGCGCGCTGCACGGCATGATGCGGGTGCGCGGCTTTACTCAGGATGATGGTCACATCTTCTGTACCGAAGACCAGATCCAGGAGGAAGTGGCGGCCTTCAACCGCGTGGTGCGTGAGGTCTATGACTGCTTCGGCTTCAAGGAAGTGGCGGTGAAGTTGGCTCTGCGTCCAGAAAAGCGCATCGGCGCCGAGGAAGTCTGGGACAAGGCCGAGAATGCCCTGCGTGAAGCCATCCGCGCCTCCGGTTCGGAGTGGGAAGAGTTGCCGGGTGAGGGCGCCTTCTATGGCCCCAAGATCGAATATCACCTCAAGGATTCCATCGGCCGCTCCTGGCAGTGCGGCACCATGCAGGTGGACTTCTCGATGCCGGCGCGCCTGGGGGCGGAGTATGTCACTGAAGACAACAACCGCAAGGTGCCCGTGATGTTGCACCGGGCTATCGTCGGTTCGCTGGAGCGCTTCATCGCCATCCTGATCGAAAACCACGCCGGTGCGATGCCCTTGTGGCTGGCGCCAACGCAAGTTGTCATCCTGAATATTTCCGATGCGCAGGCCGATTATGTGCAGAACGTTGCACAAACGCTGAAAAAACAAGGGTTTAGGGTCGAGACTGATTTGCGCAACGAGAAGATTACCTATAAAATACGGCAGCATTCCATTCAGAAGCCGCCCTATATCTTGGTTGTCGGCGATAAAGAACGGGATGCCAACACTGTGGCCGTGCGTGCGCGGGGCAATGTCGATTTGGGCGTCATGTCCATCGACACCTTGGTGGAACGCCTCAAGGATGAGGTGGCTGCCAAAGCCTGA